In Ancalomicrobiaceae bacterium S20, the following proteins share a genomic window:
- a CDS encoding SemiSWEET transporter, protein MSQSLMVEALGGLAALFTTLCWLPQVVKVIRDRDTSSLSLTTFATLVTGLAFWLAYGVAIQSWPIIIANSLTLALNATILAVKLRYG, encoded by the coding sequence ATGTCCCAGTCGCTCATGGTCGAGGCCCTCGGCGGCCTCGCGGCCCTGTTCACGACGCTGTGCTGGCTGCCGCAGGTCGTGAAGGTGATCCGCGACCGGGATACGTCCAGCCTGTCGCTCACGACCTTCGCGACGCTGGTCACGGGCCTCGCTTTCTGGCTCGCCTATGGCGTGGCGATCCAGAGCTGGCCGATCATCATCGCCAACTCGCTGACCCTCGCGCTCAACGCCACGATTCTCGCGGTGAAGCTGCGCTACGGGTGA
- a CDS encoding type II toxin-antitoxin system ParD family antitoxin: MKLNVALSDDLAAFVEAKVASGRYGTSADVVREALRLMEFAEARAEDRIMTLREQWDEGIASGDAGEIDFEVLKREARRRLGAEG; this comes from the coding sequence ATGAAGCTGAACGTTGCCCTTTCCGACGATTTGGCGGCCTTTGTCGAGGCCAAGGTTGCGTCCGGACGCTATGGGACGTCGGCGGACGTGGTGCGCGAAGCCCTGCGTCTCATGGAGTTCGCGGAAGCGCGGGCTGAAGATCGCATCATGACCCTCCGTGAGCAGTGGGACGAGGGCATCGCCAGCGGCGATGCAGGTGAGATCGACTTCGAAGTGCTCAAGCGGGAGGCGCGGCGGCGCCTCGGTGCCGAGGGCTGA
- a CDS encoding type II toxin-antitoxin system RelE/ParE family toxin: MTRLLFTERARRDLLDIWAHVALRSPAAADRILDRIADRCTILRTFPAAGPVRPDIRPGTRVLVVDRWLVLYRQIEDDVQVVRIVDGARDLARLDWPTD; this comes from the coding sequence GTGACGCGGCTCCTGTTCACTGAACGGGCACGTCGCGACCTCCTCGATATATGGGCCCACGTCGCTCTCCGGAGCCCTGCAGCCGCCGATCGGATTCTGGACCGAATCGCAGATCGTTGTACGATCCTTCGAACGTTTCCTGCGGCGGGTCCGGTGCGGCCCGATATCCGGCCTGGGACGCGTGTTCTCGTTGTCGACCGCTGGCTCGTGCTCTATCGGCAGATCGAGGACGACGTGCAGGTGGTGCGCATCGTCGACGGGGCTCGCGACCTCGCGCGGCTGGATTGGCCGACCGACTGA
- a CDS encoding pyridoxal phosphate-dependent aminotransferase yields MAFLADSLARIKPSATIAVTNKARELKAAGRDVIGLGAGEPDFDTPENIKEAAIKAIRDGLTKYTAVDGIPELKAAIVAKFKRENGLTYKPSQVSVGTGGKQVLFNALLATINPGDEVIIPAPYWVSYPDIVLLGGGVPVFVETSIATGFKVTAEALERAITPKTKWLIFNSPSNPSGAAYTRDEIKALTDVLMRHPQVWILSDDMYEHLVYDDFVFTTPAQVEPALYERTLTMNGVSKAYCMTGWRIGYGAGPELLIKAMANLQSQSTSNPSSISQYAAVEALNGPQDFIPANNKVFKERRDLVVSMLNQANGITCPTPEGAFYVYPSCAGTIGKTSPSGKVIGSDDDFVSELLEVEGVAVVQGSAFGLAPHFRISYATATSALEEACRRIQRFCGNLR; encoded by the coding sequence ATGGCCTTCCTCGCCGACAGCCTCGCCCGCATCAAGCCTTCCGCGACCATCGCGGTCACGAACAAGGCGCGCGAGCTGAAAGCGGCGGGCCGCGACGTGATCGGCCTCGGTGCCGGCGAGCCGGACTTCGACACGCCCGAGAACATCAAGGAAGCCGCGATCAAGGCGATTCGCGACGGGCTGACCAAGTACACCGCCGTCGACGGCATCCCGGAGCTCAAGGCGGCGATCGTCGCCAAGTTCAAGCGCGAGAACGGCCTGACCTACAAGCCGTCCCAAGTGTCGGTCGGCACCGGCGGCAAGCAGGTGCTCTTCAACGCGCTGCTCGCCACGATCAACCCCGGCGACGAGGTGATCATCCCGGCGCCGTACTGGGTCAGCTATCCGGACATCGTGCTCCTCGGCGGCGGCGTGCCGGTGTTCGTCGAGACCTCGATCGCGACCGGCTTCAAGGTCACGGCCGAGGCGCTCGAGCGCGCGATCACGCCGAAGACCAAGTGGCTCATCTTCAACTCGCCGTCGAACCCGTCGGGCGCCGCCTACACGCGCGACGAGATCAAGGCGCTCACCGACGTGCTCATGCGTCATCCGCAGGTGTGGATCCTGTCGGACGACATGTACGAGCACCTCGTCTACGACGACTTCGTCTTCACGACCCCGGCGCAGGTCGAGCCCGCTCTCTACGAGCGGACCCTGACCATGAACGGCGTGTCGAAGGCCTATTGCATGACCGGCTGGCGCATCGGCTACGGCGCCGGTCCGGAACTGCTGATCAAGGCGATGGCGAACCTGCAGTCGCAGTCGACGTCGAACCCGTCCTCGATCTCGCAGTATGCCGCGGTCGAGGCGCTGAACGGGCCGCAGGACTTCATCCCGGCCAACAACAAGGTGTTCAAGGAGCGCCGCGATCTCGTGGTCTCGATGCTCAATCAGGCGAACGGCATCACCTGCCCGACGCCGGAGGGCGCCTTCTATGTCTATCCGTCCTGCGCCGGCACGATCGGCAAGACCTCGCCGTCGGGCAAGGTCATCGGCTCGGACGACGACTTCGTCAGCGAGTTGCTCGAGGTCGAGGGCGTCGCGGTGGTGCAGGGCTCGGCCTTCGGCCTGGCGCCGCACTTCCGCATCTCGTATGCGACCGCGACTTCGGCGCTGGAGGAGGCCTGCCGCCGCATCCAGCGCTTCTGCGGCAACCTGCGCTGA